A region of Etheostoma cragini isolate CJK2018 chromosome 2, CSU_Ecrag_1.0, whole genome shotgun sequence DNA encodes the following proteins:
- the fam160a1a gene encoding protein FAM160A1, with translation MASMVANGNQDRQSLVLKGVDPETCMIVFKNHWAQVVKILEKHDPLRSSSTLPSLSVINLGAGSGGSPRFGPIPGDEASGVQNYVEHMLFLLIEEESGQAGAMGPILEFVVMENVMERLFVWSLRREFTDDMKLEQLKMYEMLVGQAHQPLLHHKPILRPLMMLLSSCSGTVAPQVESELVLLLNQLCCVLAKDPSILELFFHTSEDQGATNFLIFSLLIPFIHREGTVGQQARDALLLIMSLSAENQRVAKHIAESTYFCPVLATGLSGLYSSLPPKLEVPNEEWHCLHKEDWLQMPSLVQFLNSLEFCNAVIQVAHPDIRDQLVSYIYNGFLVPVLAPALHKLTLEEVMTTTAYLDLFLRTVSEPALLQTFLSFILLHRHDSVHILDTLVSRINTPFQLGTVSLALFHTLIGLYCEDVMLQLILRYLIPCNHMMLSQRRVVGERDLYSVSAAKILALTPSCCSPDHSPPPLRQLDSILFSKGAETPNKTSTTEKNEIFLEEDDGSGNSCTIGSEFHLDVSYLHYLYDARLSISSCIRACQVWSAQYDGEDPPPEKYQPGVLEEPGLKGGLTQMAFKRLPQPQATRPRPCPSPNTERPSITQMELEWDDSYDACPVQTDEVPVESESAQQPPAELPKHIQEMRKTAIRLVKDSYIEESEFQDDVMVYNLVAKKDTRDVQQNRLKSNGSDSEEARPSSADVPLQNGLSQTLPASVMADKDSLDTKILDFNSHLQIPTAAETVDDLLAQYDELIRTLDTEADKKQVKPNTELKMPVTPAEEEEEDEMDFTSFSAETPEPEKLQSPFGAKFVSGSAGRSHSAPFTGPFVSVLLSRLENMLSNSLPVNLLLTGILAQLAAYPQPLLRAFLLNTNLVFQPTVRSLYQVLAIVKNQIEEQTATRKDFPDLITAAQHWLLARETSFVAADDSSSRRSMHSEVGRMLKSSPPPKPRAISPDRTEVFAAVLFTEFLKELAAIAQEHSILSHIPLED, from the exons ATGGCCTCCATGGTTGCCAATGGAAACCAAGATAGGCAGTCTCTGGTCTTGAAAGGGGTGGATCCAGAGACCTGCATGATTGTGTTCAAGAACCACTGGGCTCAG GTGGTGAAGATCCTAGAAAAGCATGATCCCCTGCGCAGCAGCTCCACGCTGCCCTCCCTGAGTGTGATCAACCTCGGCGCTGGCTCTGGTGGCAGCCCTCGTTTTGGCCCCATCCCCGGAGACGAGGCGAGCGGGGTGCAGAACTATGTGGAGCACATGCTGTTCCTGCTAATAGAGGAGGAGAGCGGTCAGGCCGGCGCCATGGGCCCCATTCTGGAGTTTGTAGTGATGGAGAACGTGATGGAGCGCCTCTTTGTGTGGAGCCTCCGCAGGGAGTTCACAGACGACATGAAGCTGGAGCAGCTAAAGATGTACGAGATGCTGGTGGGCCAGGCGCACCAGCCCCTGCTGCATCACAAGCCCATCCTGCGGCCGCTCATGATGCTGCTGTCGTCTTGCTCGGGCACCGTGGCGCCACAAGTCGAAAGCGAGCTGGTGCTGCTGCTCAACCAGCTGTGCTGCGTTCTGGCAAAGGACCCTTCAATTCTGGAGCTGTTTTTCCACACCAGCGAGGATCAGGGAGCCACCAACTTCCTCATCTTCTCCCTGCTCATCCCCTTCATTCACAGGGAGGGCACAGTGGGCCAGCAAGCCAGAGATGCACTGCTGCTCATTATGTCTTTGTCTGCTGAGAACCAGCGGGTGGCCAAACACATCGCAGAGAGTACCTACTTCTGTCCG GTTCTGGCCACAGGCCTGAGCGGACTGTACTCCTCTCTGCCCCCCAAGCTGGAGGTTCCCAATGAGGAGTGGCACTGCCTGCACAAAGAGGACTGGCTCCAGATGCCATCCCTCGTCCAGTTCCTCAACTCGCTCGAGTTCTGCAACGCTGTCATTCAG GTGGCCCACCCTGATATCAGAGACCAGCTAGTTAGCTACATCTACAACGGATTCCTCGTGCCTGTCCTAGCACCAGCTCTTCACAAG TTGACCCTAGAAGAGGTGATGACAACCACAGCATACCTTGACCTCTTCCTGAGGACTGTGTCTGAGCCGGCCCTGCTGCAGACTTTCCtctccttcatcctcctccaccGACATGACAGCGTCCACATTTTAGATACTCTAGTCAGCCGCATTAACACTCCCTTCCAG TTGGGCACTGTGTCACTGGCCCTTTTCCACACTCTCATTGGCTTATACTGTGAAGATGTGATGCTACAGCTCATACTGAG GTACCTGATCCCATGTAATCACATGATGTTGAGTCAGAGACGTGTTGTAGGGGAGAGGGACTTATACTCTGTGTCAGCAGCCAAGATCCTGGCGCTAACACCGTCGTGCTGCTCTCCTGATCACAGCCCCCCGCCCCTCCGACAGCTGGACTCCATCCTCTTTTCCAAGGGCGCAGAGACGCCCAACAAAACCAGCACCACAG AGAAAAATGAGATTTTCTTAGAAGAGGATGATGGCTCAGGTAACTCCTGCACCATCGGCTCAGAATTCCACTTGGATGTCAGTTATCTTCATTACCTCTATGATGCCCGTCTGAGCATCAGCAGCTGCATAAGGGCTTGCCAGGTCTGGTCAGCCCAGTACGACGGCGAGGACCCCCCTCCTGAGAAATACCAGCCCGGCGTCCTTGAGGAGCCGGGGCTAAAAGGCGGGCTTACTCAGATGGCTTTCAAGAGACTTCCACAGCCACAAGCAACACGCCCTCGACCCTGTCCATCGCCAAATACAGAGCGGCCTTCCATCACCCAAATGGAGCTGGAGTGGGACGACAGTTACGATGCGTGCCCGGTGCAGACCGATGAGGTTCCTGTGGAGAGTGAATCTGCACAGCAGCCTCCTGCTGAGCTCCCAAAGCACATCCAGGAGATGAGGAAAACAGCCATAAGGTTGGTAAAAGACTCATATATTGAGGAAAGTGAGTTCCAGGACGACGTCATGGTGTACAATCTTGTCGCCAAGAAAGACACCAGAGACGTGCAACAAAACAGGCTCAAATCCAATGGGTCTGATTCAGAAGAAGCCCGACCAAGCTCAGCAGACGTTCCCCTGCAGAACGGACTCAGTCAAACACTCCCTGCCTCTGTGATGGCTGATAAAGATAGCTTGGACACaaagattttagattttaattcCCATCTCCAGATCCCCACAGCTGCTGAGACGGTTGATGACCTTTTGGCTCAATATGACGAGCTCATTCGTACTTTGGACACTGAAGCAGATAAAAAACAGGTCAAACCTAATACCGAGTTGAAGATGCCTGTCACacctgcagaggaggaggaggaggatgagatgGATTTTACCTCCTTCTCTGCTGAGACACCAGAGCCAGAGAAACTGCAATCCCCATTTGGGGCCAAGTTTGTCAGTGGGAGTGCAGGTAGAAGCCATTCTGCACCTTTTACTG GTCCATTTGTCAGTGTGCTGTTGTCTCGTCTGGAGAACATGCTGTCTAACTCGCTTCCTGTCAACTTGTTGTTGACGGGCATCCTGGCCCAGTTGGCGGCCTACCCTCAGCCCCTCCTGCGCGCCTTCCTCCTCAACACTAACCTGGTCTTTCAGCCGACTGTTCGCTCTCTTTACCAG GTACTGGCCATCGTGAAGAACCAGATAGAAGAGCAGACTGCCACCAGAAAAGACTTCCCAGATCTGATCACTGCCGCCCAACACTGGCTGCTGGCCAGGGAGACTTCATTCGTAGCAGCAG atgacagcagcagcaggcgcTCCATGCACAGCGAGGTGGGCAGGATGTTGAAGAGTTCGCCGCCACCAAAACCCAGAGCCATCTCTCCGGATAGGACCGAGGTCTTCGCTGCCGTCCTCTTCACCGAGTTTCTCAAAGAACTGGCTGCCATTGCACAAGAGCACTCCATCTTATCACACATTCCTCTGGAAGATTGA